The Halichondria panicea chromosome 6, odHalPani1.1, whole genome shotgun sequence genomic sequence caagaaagaagaaaattgattcttccaggatctgtagttcagtgtatataatatctaagaagaaaagacctgtgtacatgcatattgttatctatattgttatatggtagtgttttgtggcttaccaggccctcaagacaaagatgattctgccaggaggatctggatctggatcttggatattattttctcacacatggggaatgagcgcgcatgcgcattacatccacaggaataattaaagggtgtgtccaaagagatcaattttacaaatggctactgtactgctagctagctgttttaacagatattttctgagtattgtagctaacaaaaagctagcgctttagtgcaaggctaactcatatgttgaatagaaagtttgtgcggacagatgatgctatgaaagattctgaagagactgcaacagccttcaatgtgagtcaaactagccataactcgagaaagaagctttagtttgctaatccacgaatcaaaatccaagagaacgtggctagaagcctataaaagctgttagttttcgtcgcattgtaaccgttgagcagttatagctggaatacacacacacacacacagacagacacacacacagtcagctttaccgtatccctcgtgcggctacgcctcgaggcataacaatcaCCCTAAATAAATAAAACCCTACTCACCCACAAAGATCATCAGATATATTTTGGGCTAAGTATTCTGAAGGCACAAATAATAACAATAGTAGCTAGTATAgtcaatgcataattatacacatgtaaatAGAGCAAACATTTCTAGTTGTCCTTAGGTTTTGAGTCTGAATCATAGACAGGGTTATCAAGACAAATCCTGCAGAAGTAAGACATTTTATCATAGAGACTCCACCCATTCCTTCCTGACAATAATGCAGCTGGGATACTCAGGGCGTATCGACCCCCTAAGGGGtgagggcatgcaactgatTAGATTAGGAAAAATTCTTAACGTAAATAGTTTGTCTGAGACATTCGGTCCAGCCATGCGTAACATTAATGTTGATTGCTGTGTTTTTTCCTCATTGGATCCGTTAAAAAGTGCTTCTATCTGTTTGCTGTATGTCTTAGAGGTGATAAACTCccaccagctaaaagttattTTCGGTGTAGAAGTCATAGAGTACACGCCCTTTTTTCCTTGCTAATACCATAGACGATATAGTACTGATGTGGAGGGAAGTCTTAGAAGCTATCGTCGTTACACGCAGGTGTATGTCAGAAACCTTGTAAACGTTTTGTTTATATAACAACCAGAGTGTAGTAAACAGTGTGCAAATCAGTGAAAGTGACCTGCACACATCGGTACTTATACAGTGGGCTTGCAGGTAAGAGTTTAAACACTAGTTTTCCTAAGagaatatcataattattgtagcacgtagctacatgtatctattaaTTATCTTGTAAAATACTTTGTGTGAGATTTCAGAAAATATTTACAATGTAGGTTACTAATAATACttcaatgtacattgtaatctACTTAGGAGCACACAACGGTGCATGCTGTACAAAGCCTAAAGCATGAGCTGGTTGCACTGGTTGTGTGAGATTATTCTAAGCCTGCTGAGCCTACTAGTTTGCATCTCTGCTGATAAAAACCTTCATGATACAGTAGTAGTAGCTAGGCATATATAGTCAAGCTAGTGAAAAATACAGCTTCAGAAATATAGTAGGCACTGTACtttgcaagttgcttgtcactgcacagtaaatgggcgttgtccagaggaggttcgacatGCGTGtacaaatcactacaagttcagtgcattgtggcCTGGATGTTATCACTTGAcccaatgacatcaatgcactgaacttgtacatgtagtgattcgtgacccaatgacatcaatgcattgaacttgtagtgattcgtgcacgcatgtcggacctcctctgggcacTCCTCTGGGCATTGTCTGTGTACTACTGTGGTTACTAGGATGTGTTGACTCGTAACTTTCTTTGTGTCCTCTAATCTTTACGTGTGCTCTTTTAGTGCAAGTAGCACTTACAATTATAACTAAAAAAGTGCCATATACTGGCTCTCCAGCGCATATCAACAGCTGTATAGCAAGTCAACAGAgtgctgcatgtgcatacagCTAACTAAGTTAGCAAATTTAAAATGTCAATTTTTAGCTCATTCACTGTTTACTACAGACtcagtagtactatagacaaCGCCCATTAAGTGTGCACAATGCCACACCACTGCAAAGTACAGTATCTGCTATATTACAGTTGCCAACCATTCCCTGGGACAAAGACCATTCATATTTCACAAAATTCCTTTCTTTGAAATAATAGCGCTAGCATTGCAaaatgcagaggctgcaaaacgCATTGATTTTACTTCGGTTAGTCAACTAGCAAAATGCTACTAACTATACCGGAAGTAATTAGGGAGCGTTCAAAGAGCAATTAACATTCCAGGCACTaggtgtactgtacatgtgtatttacATCACATACAAATTCTACGATTTTGATTGAAATCAACCTTTGGAATTTTGAAGTCTTGAAATAATGAACGTGCACGTACATTGGGTATGACAATCTGTTTTTGCATACCTACAAAATGAGAATGAGTGTGAAACTTACGTGCTCACTGTCAGACCCGGAACATCCTCCTCCACCAGCCTCTTATCCCTGCACGGATGAATTACATGAACATAAATTGAAGCAATGGATCAGTTCACATACACTATGATCTAAAAGAAAAAAATTGACTGTGCAACTATCGATCTCACCTAAAGCCACTTGTGAAGTACCGAACCAAGACGATCACCAACAGCACAATGAAAACTGACAGTAGGATAGCGATAATACATCCGATAATTAAACCACCAATTTCTCCCCCTGTTAATAAATCTGTCTGGGGTGTAGGTCTGGCAGAGGTGATAGTTTCAACAGGTATGGAAGTCACTGTGAATGTAATTTCTCCCCCTGTTAATACATCTGTCAGGGGCGTAGGCCTGGCAGATGTGGTAGTTTCAACAGGTATGGAAGTCACTGTTTCCACAATAAAACAGTCTGGTGCCAATAAGCTATCCAGTGCGGTAGCACAACGAGGATCAACATGGAATCTCAACGAATCTACCAAAATCGAGGCTTTCCTGGTCTGAACCCAATCACTAACAAGGGCAACTAAGTGACTTGCACTGTATTTCTCAGTCCCAACAATCCTTGCTCTGTAAATGATTTGCTGGTCATTTGGAACTCCCCTGCAgcttatttcctcatttcgAATATTATTATCACTTAGAGTACAGGAAGGGCATACAATGTTATTCAAAACACTCAAAATTGAAACGTGCAGTGATTGCAAGTGACGAGAAGCATCAACCTaaaagcatacatgtacatgaatgaaCACGACCATGGCAAGCTGTATAATGTGTTTTTCACAAACCTGCCATCCAGTGCAACTGTTGACTGGCCCCAACATGAGTTGAAAGAATGCCAGCCGCTCTGTAAAACAATAACACTAAACATGTACAGCTTTTAATTTAGTAGCAATACGGCATCTGAACAACAGTGTACATTTTTAGAGTCACTCAACGAGTACTCAAGCACTGCAGTGCTACATTACtagaggcataattatgttatcatTATtgttacactgtacatgtgggcagccacgggtatagtagttgTTTGGTTTGTTCGTTTATTTGAGTCTGCTTAtaactaaagtagaaagctataATTGTAAATGGTTTGTTGGTCTTGggaggcttctttgctgactctggatcctagcATCAGGACTCATACTTCtttaagactccaggcttctttgctgtgatcctagaccacagtgcatgtctcatgcaccgctgttctcaaatgtttcagcatgcctccagtctggtttagttttattgctcctgagttgctgtgctacacagctcagtcatacatactacatgcactgGCTGCATTACATCAccataatcatgtcaccagccaagggtgtgcactttagtgctctagtatttatggttgcaatagtaattagGATTGTCTATACAGAATGTGTTCCCCGTCCATTTACGAGTACAACATACCCATTGTTGTACATATGATAACTTCGACACAACTCTCTCTCGCTTggttgttcccacgctttttgcAATGTGTTTTTAAAGGTTAAACATGCACTGACACATTTTTGTCCATTGCAAAGTGTGTGTCGAAATAGCGTAGTTATACAGTTGTAATTGCAGTAAAAGTATACTCACCCTCTGTAGTTGGTAATGTATCTGCAATGATTGCTACAACAGTTCCAGCTCCTCTACTCGTCAACACCGATACTCCAATTATGTAGTGTGTGAAAGGGGTCAGAGCAGTCAGCTTAGCCACATTGTATGCAAACACTTGCTTCATTGACTCCACTGTTCGAACCAAATACCCTTCTTTACTCAGCCATTCAATAGATGCGTGGTATGTCACCTGAAAGGTGTATTTCATACGTGTATTAAATAATCACGGTTTGTTGCAATGAAATTAAAATGGTTGTGAATGAAGGAAAATATTGCAAAAGCTCACCTGAAATCCCAGAATCGGCTCATCAGTAGAAGTGGGATAGTCCCATGACAGTGTGATTGAGGAGTTGGTGGAGCTCCTTACCAACAAATTCCTAATGATTGGTATTGCTGTAAGAACACAAAATCATTGTATAACACGgagcaaaattaatacatTAATGATGAGAGCAGCTGAAAAGTGCTCAAAACACACAAATCACACCTGGATCAGGAACATAGATGAGTTTTCCTTCTGACGACTCCCCTTCAATTTCATCCCCACCATTGAGCACAGTAGCAGTGACTGTCACCACATAGTATACAGAGGCTAAAGGTACTGTGATGTTGGCAGCACCAGTACTCCCGGAAAATATCTGGATATTATATTTTCTCCGAGTGATTGATTCCCATTTTAGAGAATGGAGGACAACATTCGATATTAGATAGACAGACATAAAACCATCAATTTACTACTGAAGAATCAAAAATAATAAAGTGATTGGTTATTATAACGTTGAGGTAACGATGCAACagataggtataattatatgcatgtgcaaTGGAATGAacctcctacatgtataacggATTCTCCCATCAGAGGacaaactataataataagatCTGCATGgaaagtacatgggaaaagtgcctcggAGGAGTTATACACCATGGGCCttaatacctacatgtatagtacacCATTgttattgtagtcaagcctcaagggcaaggtttgcgcatgcgcactaagtATCTGTTATTTAGCTATGGCACAGATTGAAATCTCTATATAAGAACAAAAAACCAACTTCACACAGCCAAACCTTCGTGATCTATGACAGCAGATGACCTACATTCTCCCGGctactattgcgttctggaaaAGATCCTGTTTACCAAACAAAAACACTAATGACCAGGCCAGGTTTGACGATGCTGTAAATGCACCACTTTGGCATctaggtgagcagactcacaatcaccacaaacacacagataGACCAACCACTATCGTCGGGTTAGGAAAAATAATCATGCACTGAGTGGTTATTATTGTAAGGCTTGACTAACCTTGACAATGGGGTCCACGTGCTCAGTGAGGGGACCCTCATCGAGGATGATATCTGGTTGTTGAACAGCATAAACAGTGTAAGAGATGATGATTCCATTCGGCTCAGCCGGCTCAGTCCACCGAACCTCCACAATGTTTGGAGCCGGATTCACGACCTCCAGAAACCGAGGGGGAGATGGTCCTTCAGGTATAAAATCAGGGTTGATAAAGGGTTCTGATAAATGTACAATAGGTATATATGCAGCTCTTTATATTAAAGCACCGGTGTATAATGCCTTGGTGCAGTTCATACACATGGGTGTAGCAAGGACATATCTGCTGAATTGCGCTTAGAGACAAAAATTTATCAATGCGAATGAGAAAAGATATGGATCTGAAAAGAGGTCAAAATCACAATGGCTCCAAGTGTAGCAGCTCTTTCCTCCACTGTATGGTCTTAACTACAtttgtaccataattatagcaacataTCCAGTGTTAATAATAAAATTTCTACGAACAGATTTGATAAGCATAATTCTGGAGAGACGCAACTCAATGTTAGTAAAGCAGCTACATTTGTATACCTTGAAAATAAGCTTTAATCTAGCTACTATGGTGctcgcattgcaaccattgaGCAGGTACAGCtagaatacacagacagacaaacacaaGATCAGCTTTTATGTATTCCTTTGTTGCTAAGCTCGAGGTATAACAGCTACTgttactatacacacattggtAATTAATTCACTTATAATTACACATAAGGTTTAGCTACGCtaccacatgtacatgtacaagtacaacTGTATCATGCAGTTGTTGCCAAAGTGATTGCCGACACTAAGCTTACCTTCAGCAGTAGTCGTAATGATGTTTTCAAGGGAGAATTCGGAGGGGAGATATTCATCACTAATGGCTTGAACGCTGAAGTTGTACGATGTGTAAGGCTCCAGTCCCACCACTGTATAGTTCCTCAACGAAGGGTTcacattgtacacatacatatTTGTAGTTGTAAGGTACTCCTGATAAGTATTTCTGTATCGAATTGTAAAGCCAGATATTCTGTGTCCACCGTCGCAAGGATGTTCGTCCCATGCAAGCACTACTGCAGACTTTGTAACTCGAAGGGCAGTTGGACTGCCTGGGCGAGGAGGCACATCTGCATTATTGGGAGAAATATACGGGTGAGAATTGAATGTTgtgaagcataattatatacaagcataattattattatacgtgtaCTAGAATtaatcagtacatgtagctgagaAGCAAACTAACACACCAGTAAACAGTAGAGTGAAAGTCCTCCTCTGTGTCTGCCCTTGTCTGTTTTGTACCTCACAGGAGAACACTCCTGCGTCACAATAAGACACCAACCGGTTACTGGCTATCTGCAATACATTGGTGCCGTCATCATCATGCGAGACTTGTCTAAGATTCTGGTCCATGGTGCCCACTGGAGCCCCATCACTTTTATACCAGGTCACAACTGCATTGACGCCATGAGTGTCACAGTGGACACGAATGTCAGAATTATTTGGCCACACAGTGGCTCTGTCAAAGCCATCTCCATTGAGGCCAAACCCAGTTATTATGGGGACGAAATCTGATTAGTTcaaaagtgtataattatacattcctACCTCATGAAAACATACAACTGTACCTTCTCGAGGTGTAATGACTGTGAGATACACACTCCTGGGTCCATTGTCATTGGTGAATGCCAACACACTGCAGGTATACCCTGTGCTAGGAGTGAGCCCAACAAATATGTACTCTGTTGTGACATTAGAATCAACAATGACTTGTATTTCCTCATTGTCAGCAGGTCTTAGGAATAACTTGTAGCCTTTGATCACGCCATTTCTGTATTCTAAAAGTGGAAATCCCCATTGAAACTCGAGCGCTGTGCTATTTAGAGCAAGCACATGGAAAGCAGTAGGGGGAGCAGTCGGTGCTGGGAGAAGAGAAGGAAACATTTTGGTTGGCACTACACACCAAATGCATGCATTCTAAACAACGTTTCTATAAAAAGCAGTTTTATGATTGCAATTATAGCCAGGTAAACTCATTtggagacataattatgcaaatgaATTCAAAAAACTTTAGCGGTGCATGGAGATACCTGTTTCAACGGTAGTAGCTCTTACAGCTAAAGAAATCTTCCCAATAACTTTGTTCGTGCAATATTGATATTTGTACTCCGCTCGGACCTGGATACGATATGTGCTGTCAAAGAGGAGTTGAGTTGCAGTTGCCATGGTTTCAGTACCAGGAACAGTCACTCGAGTACTATGTCCTCTTGTAGAGAAAAAAACTGTGAACTCGGGCTCTACTACGTCCGGAGGGAATGGATACATCTGCAAGGATAGAATTTAGTTGTTGAAGGGGCACTAACACCGACAAAATTACCAACAAGATCTACATGTCTGGGGAAACATCAGCGATCTATATTCACCAATCACCAGTGAATTAATTAAACCATGGGCATCTCCTAGACAACTGTACAGTACGGAAGTAggatatattatatataaactCACTTTCCAGCTGACTGTGATAGATGTTGCACCAATTTGATCCACAGACAGTCTTGTAACCGGGGCTTTGTTTTCCTCTACGAAAGCAAAAGTATGAAATTGTACCCTTACACtggattgtacatgtataacaatgCGGACCTTTCAAACAGATCACTCCAATATCCGCATCATGTTGACAATTGTGAACACCCCATCCATTGAAGTCACAATCTTCGAGAATTTCATGGCCATGAGAGCAATCAACATTGTCCATCCAAATTGGACCTAAAGTAACATGTGTTTGCATTAATTAACAGTACAATTTCTATGCAACTCACAAAAaacagacaataattatatgcatgtgcgACTGTATCTCACCAGACCCTTGACCAAATCCAGCTTCGCGCACATGACACAGTGCTGAAGAAAAATTCAGAGATTGGCATATCACATTAGCCTCTGGAGAACCGAACGCATCATCGCAAACAGTACCCCATGAATTATTGTAGAACACCTCCACTCTCCCCATGAAGTCAATTCGTGGTGCTGGCGGAATAAGCCTGAGAGGCAATTTTGGAGTTTTTCCTATAGAATTGGACACACGCgtgtgttaataattatacatgtacaaacacagAACTGAATAATGTAAGAatcattataatcattattaatttgtaAACAAATTGGCCCTATAGGGAAGTGGACAAACTTACTCTCTTCAGCAGTTTTGACTTGAACCAAGGACCGCCTTCCGACTAGAAATCCACTGTTTCCACGCAGATGTACACACAGACCTTTCACTTCAGTTCTGATTTgaattttgtatgtagtgTTTTTGACCAAGGAATGGATCACCACACTAAATTTACGATCCAGATTCACGGAGTACCTGACCTGTCTTGTAACAAATTGCTTCATAAATGTATTTGCAGTTTGTTCGAAGACATACACTCTGTGACGAATAAAACGGGTGTCTATCGGGATTTCTGGCACCTGGTAGTGGAGAACAAAATAAATGCAGGTGATACATGTATTTTTAATGTAAATATACCATCCACTCGACTGTGACAGTTGTAGAAGATGCATCAATTTGGCTAATGTTCACTGGTCTCTGCACAGCGGAGACTGCAAAGAGAGTTTACACTCTGACGTTCGTacagtacaataattaatgtacacCCTTACAGAAATGCAATGAGTGTGACACGTGTGTGGCACATATCAGTTGCACGCATATACTCTCATAGCACACACTTCTGACATATATGCCACACGTGTGCTACACTTCAGAATTTCGCACTCAAGCGTGGTACAAGTGCAGGAGGAGAGTAACATAAAAGCTGTACTAAGAGTGCCCCATGAATGTACTGTGAATGCAGTCTGCACACGTGCTGCTCTTATTGTATGCACGCGTACTGCACCTATGTATTGCTTGTGTGTGGCATACGTGTATGGTATGCATGccacacacatgtcacacgTGTGCATAACGTGTGTGATGCTTTTGTCTCACACCTATGCTTCCAGATTCAGCACAcgtgctacatacatgtagcacgtGTGCTGCTTGCTTTATGCATGTATGATGCCCTTGCCATTGTTACCATGGAAACTCAAGATATCGTCTATCCAATATAAAACTGCAGCATACAGTAGATCACATTATATACACGACTTGTGCTATATATATTTGTTCTTTTCCTAGTTCTCCAACCTCTGTTGCATAAGAAGTATATAGGCGTTTTCTTTTAGCTTTGCTTGCAGCTTGAAAATGTTCTTTTTACCTACATTAGAAAATAATGTGAAAACTACACTTCCTTGTACCAGGAGTGTATAAGGACTCCTGCTTGTACATATACTAATGTACCCACTACAGAAATagaaccaacagactacttaCGTAGTATGTAAACAACTCACCAATCTCTAAAACAGTTTTCTCTGGGATTTTCTCCTTTGAACTTGTTGCCTGTAGCATTGCTTGTCACTGGTTGGTAAGACACATTAGCATTCTCTTCAGTCTTCAGCCAACTTTAAAAAAGAGCTATAAGTCCTTATTAACTAGAGCAGAATTTGACAAAGATTTGAAGTAAACTTTCGACAGCTGCTAGtaatacagtgtgtgtggaaCGAGTGCAGTTGGCATGCGTGCAAGTACACGTGTGTGGCTTGTATGCAGTTTGCTCGCATACCAACTGGATGTGTGTGAAACGAGTGCAGTTGGCATGCGTGCAAGTACACGTGTGTGGCTTGTATGCGGTTCGCTCGCATACCAACTGGATGTGTGTGAAACGAGTGCAGTTGGCATGCGTGCAAGTACACGTGTGTGGCTTGTATGCGGTTCGCTCGCATACCAACTGGATGTGTGTGGAACGAGTGCAGTTGGCATGCGTGCAAGCACACGTGTGTGGCTTGTATGCAGTTTGCTCATATACCAACTAGATGCGTGTGGAAGGCGTGCAACAGACACATGTGCAGGCTACATGCGTGTGGCATATATGTACGATAGCCGTAAAGCTCGGTTCTCATGACACGCTTGTCCTGCACATAAATATCCATTGCACACGTGCAGCActcattgttgcatgtgtgcAGCATACGTGCTGCACTTATACATTTCTGTAAGGGCAATCATTCAAAGAGTATACCTTACATGTAAGGCAGAGCAATTGTACAACAGTACCTTTTAATGACTAAATGAGTATATTTATATAGTATTGCAAATCTACGAAACAAATGTAACACAAATGATGATCtagataaaaattaataatatcTCACATGATTGACAAACAACTTGGATGGGGCTCCCTGTACAGATTTTGCCCCCGTATCCATCGAAGGAGCACATGTCCAGGCTTGTTTCATCACCAGCACAATTCACATTATTTATCCACACCGTTGCATTGTCAGGTCTACGTCCTAACACGAAGGGTTGTGTATAGGGAACAGCACAGACTGCCCATGGAAACCCCAAGTTTCTGAAGCAAGATACAGTGACTTGATCTAGACACTACACGTATACTGTATATCTAGTGATTGAGGACATGGAAATATTCAGGCAGAATTAAGCTCACCGACACACTGCTTTTGCAGTTTGAGATGGTAACTGACTTCCACATACTGCACCCCATGTGTCATTGTACTGCACTTCAGCCCTTCCAGTGTGATTATAGCTGCTACCTACCAGTCTCAATCCCTCCAGGGCTAATtggaacacatgcatgcacatgattGTGATTGAATATCTATACACaatatcaggagtacattcATATACTCCACTCCTGACAATATCTATACACACTATAGTaatactagaatgttttacgaacatcaaacataattatgccactTCGATTCGCAAAGGTATTTCACtggcaaaacattctagtaatacgatacactgaaagccactccctttttgCCTTTGGAAAGGGATTGGTAAGCTACTTATCTACTTATCAAAGAGTTGTTCCGTGCGTGAAGAATCTTCCACACGAAATAACCTTTGCAGACGTcacaaataccgtatagcgtgtatatttcgaaggtataaatgttcgcgactttcgctgatcaagcatgtataccgtatagcgggtaaattttcgggggacaaaatattcgtggttcagcaatattgagacatttcgtgggtaatattttcgtggttgcttagcttgcactgcaggtaaaggtaggcaaggtcgcttcattcgtgggtaaaatattcgtggtcatctccaaccacgaaaattttaccccacgaaaattacccgctatacggtacaatgTATATCGTGAACATACTGAATACCCACGAAtataatatcgcatgcatgcatgctgcagaaaggctgctcttccacgaacatttatactcGAAATATTCCCGCGATGCCATACTCAGgtgccaccgcccacacactttTACTGCACAATAAGcctaagtacatgtagaaacGGCGGCTAAAAGTTCATTGTTCTACGCTGGGACACCTCTAGCTTTATACCAGACCCTTTTGGAATGCATAAGGTAAAAACAACAAGTGCTGTAATTGATGTAGTTACAGcaccaccataatttaagcgccaCGTTAGTATCAGCATTATTTTTGAGGCCCTAAAAGAAGCGCTTGCCGTTGCTATATTTATTTTTTCTGGTGCTTCTTTTAGACATCAAGACgatcatcctgcatctttgacttccttcacACCTCTGAACAGTTGTTACAGTCAATGAATGTAGTTCACGAGTCAGTATCAACGTAaggtgcagctagctagcaagtgaaactgagctagaccacgcccattttctctaaATGTCTATACTAGCTGCAGAACATAAGCGCCATCATAAATTTAGACGCCAGCTGAACTGAACGCATTTTCGGTGTTCCAAAATATGCACCACTCAAAAGGGGAATTAATTGTTtctggtgctgtaattacatcaatcaTAAATCATGGCACTAATCGTATGATATGCTATTTGTGACTTGAGtttgtacagcaattaatcccgtatcagTAACTGCACGTCGTCAAGCAAGTAATTGCAAGGGGGTTTGTTTTTAAATAATGGCCGCGTCTGCAATGTTACTGTAAAACCTCTAATTcaggcgacactttttaaaaataattacgaaACCAGGATCAGCAAGGCTAATAGCACTCGGTTACGCCTTGTGCAATTAGTAGCATAAATAGCCTTGCCATTTCTTTACTCGTGCTAAGATTTATGATTGGCCACATAGCATCTTCTATTGATGATTTATTGA encodes the following:
- the LOC135336823 gene encoding uncharacterized protein LOC135336823 isoform X2, translating into MVGLFIIALVLPVVCSCQALEGLRLVGSSYNHTGRAEVQYNDTWGAVCGSQLPSQTAKAVCRNLGFPWAVCAVPYTQPFVLGRRPDNATVWINNVNCAGDETSLDMCSFDGYGGKICTGSPIQVVCQSFSAVQRPVNISQIDASSTTVTVEWMVPEIPIDTRFIRHRVYVFEQTANTFMKQFVTRQVRYSVNLDRKFSVVIHSLVKNTTYKIQIRTEVKGLCVHLRGNSGFLVGRRSLVQVKTAEERKTPKLPLRLIPPAPRIDFMGRVEVFYNNSWGTVCDDAFGSPEANVICQSLNFSSALCHVREAGFGQGSGPIWMDNVDCSHGHEILEDCDFNGWGVHNCQHDADIGVICLKEENKAPVTRLSVDQIGATSITVSWKMYPFPPDVVEPEFTVFFSTRGHSTRVTVPGTETMATATQLLFDSTYRIQVRAEYKYQYCTNKVIGKISLAVRATTVETAPTAPPTAFHVLALNSTALEFQWGFPLLEYRNGVIKGYKLFLRPADNEEIQVIVDSNVTTEYIFVGLTPSTGYTCSVLAFTNDNGPRSVYLTVITPREDFVPIITGFGLNGDGFDRATVWPNNSDIRVHCDTHGVNAVVTWYKSDGAPVGTMDQNLRQVSHDDDGTNVLQIASNRLVSYCDAGVFSCEVQNRQGQTQRRTFTLLFTDVPPRPGSPTALRVTKSAVVLAWDEHPCDGGHRISGFTIRYRNTYQEYLTTTNMYVYNVNPSLRNYTVVGLEPYTSYNFSVQAISDEYLPSEFSLENIITTTAEGPSPPRFLEVVNPAPNIVEVRWTEPAEPNGIIISYTVYAVQQPDIILDEGPLTEHVDPIVKIFSGSTGAANITVPLASVYYVVTVTATVLNGGDEIEGESSEGKLIYVPDPAIPIIRNLLVRSSTNSSITLSWDYPTSTDEPILGFQVTYHASIEWLSKEGYLVRTVESMKQVFAYNVAKLTALTPFTHYIIGVSVLTSRGAGTVVAIIADTLPTTEERLAFFQLMLGPVNSCTGWQVDASRHLQSLHVSILSVLNNIVCPSCTLSDNNIRNEEISCRGVPNDQQIIYRARIVGTEKYSASHLVALVSDWVQTRKASILVDSLRFHVDPRCATALDSLLAPDCFIVETVTSIPVETTTSARPTPLTDVLTGGEITFTVTSIPVETITSARPTPQTDLLTGGEIGGLIIGCIIAILLSVFIVLLVIVLVRYFTSGFRDKRLVEEDVPGLTVSTICLDNPVYDSDSKPKDN
- the LOC135336823 gene encoding uncharacterized protein LOC135336823 isoform X1, whose amino-acid sequence is MVGLFIIALVLPVVCSCQALEGLRLVGSSYNHTGRAEVQYNDTWGAVCGSQLPSQTAKAVCRNLGFPWAVCAVPYTQPFVLGRRPDNATVWINNVNCAGDETSLDMCSFDGYGGKICTGSPIQVVCQSFSAVQRPVNISQIDASSTTVTVEWMVPEIPIDTRFIRHRVYVFEQTANTFMKQFVTRQVRYSVNLDRKFSVVIHSLVKNTTYKIQIRTEVKGLCVHLRGNSGFLVGRRSLVQVKTAEERKTPKLPLRLIPPAPRIDFMGRVEVFYNNSWGTVCDDAFGSPEANVICQSLNFSSALCHVREAGFGQGSGPIWMDNVDCSHGHEILEDCDFNGWGVHNCQHDADIGVICLKEENKAPVTRLSVDQIGATSITVSWKMYPFPPDVVEPEFTVFFSTRGHSTRVTVPGTETMATATQLLFDSTYRIQVRAEYKYQYCTNKVIGKISLAVRATTVETAPTAPPTAFHVLALNSTALEFQWGFPLLEYRNGVIKGYKLFLRPADNEEIQVIVDSNVTTEYIFVGLTPSTGYTCSVLAFTNDNGPRSVYLTVITPREDFVPIITGFGLNGDGFDRATVWPNNSDIRVHCDTHGVNAVVTWYKSDGAPVGTMDQNLRQVSHDDDGTNVLQIASNRLVSYCDAGVFSCEVQNRQGQTQRRTFTLLFTDVPPRPGSPTALRVTKSAVVLAWDEHPCDGGHRISGFTIRYRNTYQEYLTTTNMYVYNVNPSLRNYTVVGLEPYTSYNFSVQAISDEYLPSEFSLENIITTTAEGPSPPRFLEVVNPAPNIVEVRWTEPAEPNGIIISYTVYAVQQPDIILDEGPLTEHVDPIVKIFSGSTGAANITVPLASVYYVVTVTATVLNGGDEIEGESSEGKLIYVPDPAIPIIRNLLVRSSTNSSITLSWDYPTSTDEPILGFQVTYHASIEWLSKEGYLVRTVESMKQVFAYNVAKLTALTPFTHYIIGVSVLTSRGAGTVVAIIADTLPTTEERLAFFQLMLGPVNSCTGWQVDASRHLQSLHVSILSVLNNIVCPSCTLSDNNIRNEEISCRGVPNDQQIIYRARIVGTEKYSASHLVALVSDWVQTRKASILVDSLRFHVDPRCATALDSLLAPDCFIVETVTSIPVETTTSARPTPLTDVLTGGEITFTVTSIPVETITSARPTPQTDLLTGGEIGGLIIGCIIAILLSVFIVLLVIVLVRYFTSGFRDKRLVEEDVPGLTVSTGSIRPEYPSCIIVRKEWVESL